The following are from one region of the Hymenobacter radiodurans genome:
- a CDS encoding RNA polymerase sigma factor, with translation MEVNNQEIQKQFSAKAKHDFKLIRAAVEQGDEKAYAELMQIYKKPVYHVVLKMVRNPDDAEDLTIEAFAKAFRNLHKFNPEYAFSTWLFRIATNNCIDFIRKNKIKTMSIDSAIKIDNGDEITIDFRDQNLNPQESAIKNQKIEIMQHVVSRLPDKYQRLVTLRYFDELSYEEIATELKAPLGTVKAQLHRARELLYDMVKNKKHII, from the coding sequence ATGGAAGTAAACAACCAGGAAATACAGAAACAATTCTCCGCCAAAGCTAAGCATGACTTCAAGCTAATTCGGGCCGCCGTTGAGCAGGGCGACGAAAAAGCCTACGCCGAGTTGATGCAGATTTACAAGAAGCCCGTGTACCATGTAGTGCTGAAGATGGTACGCAACCCCGACGATGCCGAGGACTTAACCATTGAGGCATTTGCCAAAGCATTTCGCAACCTGCACAAGTTCAACCCCGAGTACGCCTTCAGTACCTGGCTGTTTCGCATCGCCACCAACAACTGCATCGACTTTATTCGCAAGAATAAGATCAAGACGATGTCGATTGACTCGGCCATCAAGATTGACAACGGCGACGAAATCACGATTGACTTCCGCGACCAGAACCTGAACCCGCAGGAGTCGGCCATCAAGAACCAAAAGATCGAAATCATGCAGCACGTGGTGTCGCGGCTGCCCGACAAATATCAGCGCCTCGTAACCCTGCGCTACTTCGATGAGCTGAGCTACGAAGAAATTGCTACCGAGCTAAAAGCCCCGCTCGGTACGGTAAAAGCCCAGCTGCACCGTGCCCGCGAGTTGCTCTATGACATGGTGAAGAACAAGAAGCACATCATCTAA
- a CDS encoding RNA polymerase sigma factor → MYTLPLPVAHSIPSSGQGFAASADAKLVAQLQQGSEAAFRQLVEQYQNRIYRTVLALLRSPEEAEDVAQEVFVEVYQTIDRFRGEAALSTWLYRLATSQALKHRQRAKAQKRFAYFTSLLGFDNQVLHEPADHAHPQAQLEGQQQVTLLLTHIARLPDQQQVAFTLRHEQELSYEEIAAVLRTTVPAVESLLFRARKTLRNHLIPLLPHV, encoded by the coding sequence GTGTACACACTTCCGCTGCCCGTCGCTCACAGCATTCCGTCGTCCGGCCAAGGCTTCGCGGCATCTGCCGATGCCAAGTTGGTAGCGCAACTCCAGCAGGGCAGTGAGGCCGCGTTTCGCCAGTTGGTAGAACAATACCAAAACCGGATTTACCGCACGGTATTGGCGCTACTACGGTCGCCGGAAGAGGCGGAGGATGTGGCGCAGGAAGTATTCGTGGAGGTGTACCAAACAATCGATAGGTTTCGGGGAGAGGCCGCGCTGAGCACTTGGCTTTATCGGCTGGCCACCTCGCAGGCCCTTAAACACCGACAGCGCGCCAAGGCGCAGAAGCGCTTCGCTTATTTCACCAGCCTCTTGGGCTTCGATAATCAGGTGCTGCACGAGCCGGCCGACCATGCCCACCCGCAGGCCCAACTGGAAGGGCAGCAGCAGGTGACACTTTTACTGACGCATATTGCCCGCTTGCCCGACCAGCAGCAAGTGGCTTTTACGCTGCGCCACGAGCAGGAATTGAGTTACGAGGAAATAGCCGCTGTCCTCAGAACAACCGTGCCGGCCGTGGAATCTCTGTTGTTTCGCGCTCGCAAAACCCTTCGCAATCATCTTATTCCACTCTTGCCCCATGTCTGA
- the fabF gene encoding beta-ketoacyl-ACP synthase II: protein MSLRRVVVTGLGALTPLGKTVTEYWDGLSRGVSGAAPITRFDASKFKTRFACEIKGYNPDDYFERKEGRKMDFFTQFAIIASDEAIKDAGLLEGVNRDRVGVIWGSGIGGLKTFQEECFTFAKGDGTPRYNPFFIPKMIADSSSGNISIRHKFRGPNFVTTSACASSSDSIVAAYNYIRLNLADVMVTGGSEAAITEAGVGGFNALKAMSERNDAPEQASRPYDKERDGFVLGEGGGAIILEAYEHAVARGAKIYAEIIGGGMSSDAYHITAPDPEGNGVVLVMQNALRDAGIGPEDVDYINTHGTSTPLGDGAEVKAIEKVFGEHAYNLNISSTKSMTGHLLGGAGGIEAIACILALQHGVIPPTINHFTADPELDPRLNFTFNEAQKRDINVTLSNTFGFGGHNTSVLFRKFQG from the coding sequence ATGTCTCTTCGGAGAGTTGTTGTGACCGGCCTTGGAGCCCTTACGCCTCTTGGCAAAACCGTCACCGAATATTGGGATGGCTTGTCAAGGGGCGTTAGTGGTGCCGCACCCATCACGCGCTTTGACGCCAGCAAGTTCAAAACCCGTTTCGCCTGCGAGATAAAGGGGTACAACCCCGATGATTATTTCGAGCGTAAAGAGGGCCGTAAAATGGACTTCTTCACGCAGTTCGCCATCATTGCCAGCGACGAAGCTATCAAAGATGCTGGCTTGCTGGAAGGAGTAAACCGCGACCGGGTAGGTGTTATTTGGGGTTCCGGTATTGGTGGGCTCAAAACCTTCCAGGAAGAGTGCTTCACCTTCGCGAAGGGCGACGGCACACCCCGCTACAATCCCTTCTTCATTCCGAAGATGATTGCCGATAGCTCATCGGGCAATATTTCCATTCGCCACAAGTTCCGGGGGCCAAATTTCGTCACTACTTCCGCTTGCGCGTCGTCGTCCGATTCTATTGTTGCTGCCTACAATTACATCCGCCTCAATCTGGCCGATGTAATGGTAACTGGTGGCTCAGAAGCGGCTATTACGGAAGCAGGCGTAGGCGGATTCAACGCCCTGAAGGCTATGAGTGAGCGTAACGACGCGCCCGAGCAAGCTTCCCGCCCTTATGATAAGGAGCGCGATGGTTTTGTGTTGGGTGAAGGCGGCGGCGCTATTATTCTAGAAGCCTACGAGCACGCAGTAGCCCGGGGGGCAAAAATCTATGCTGAGATTATCGGCGGCGGCATGTCTTCGGATGCTTACCACATCACCGCTCCTGACCCAGAAGGCAATGGGGTAGTGCTGGTGATGCAAAACGCCCTGCGCGATGCAGGCATTGGCCCAGAGGATGTGGATTACATTAATACTCATGGTACTAGCACGCCCCTAGGCGATGGGGCCGAGGTGAAAGCCATTGAGAAGGTATTTGGTGAGCATGCTTACAACCTAAACATTAGCTCCACCAAAAGCATGACTGGCCACCTGTTGGGCGGCGCTGGCGGTATTGAGGCTATTGCCTGTATTCTGGCTTTGCAGCATGGCGTGATTCCGCCTACCATCAACCACTTTACCGCTGATCCAGAACTAGATCCACGGCTGAACTTTACTTTCAACGAAGCGCAGAAGCGGGATATAAATGTGACGCTAAGCAACACCTTTGGCTTTGGTGGGCACAATACGTCGGTTCTGTTTCGCAAATTTCAAGGTTAA
- a CDS encoding acyl carrier protein has translation MSEIAEKVKAIIIDKLGVEASEVTPEASFTNDLGADSLDTVELIMEFEKEFNVSIPDDQAENIATVGQAISYLEEHAK, from the coding sequence ATGTCTGAAATTGCAGAAAAAGTAAAGGCCATTATCATTGACAAGCTTGGCGTTGAAGCCTCGGAAGTAACTCCAGAAGCTAGCTTCACCAACGATCTGGGCGCTGATTCGCTGGATACTGTTGAATTGATCATGGAATTCGAAAAAGAATTTAACGTGTCTATCCCCGACGATCAGGCCGAGAATATCGCCACCGTGGGTCAAGCTATCAGCTACCTCGAGGAGCACGCCAAATAA
- the nadE gene encoding NAD(+) synthase, producing the protein MRLAGAALNQIPFDWHHNLRTIREAIEQAKAAGVDLLCLPELSLTGYGCEDLFLSDWLSAAALEYLQQIRPWTEGILVCVGLPVRIDGRTYNTAAVLRDGEILGFAAKQFLANDGVHYEPRFFNSWRAGETTTIAWQGETWPLGDLVFEHQGIRFGFEICEDAWRPAADRPAGRLMERGVQLIVNPSASHFAMSKTDVRYQLVLQASQKYNCTYLYANLLGNEAGRIIYDGEILVARNGHLLLRNQLLSFKEVDLECTDVDFDSDLPPTDVVPLPTPDEYRELNQALSLALFDYMRKARSRGFVLSLSGGADSCMCAVAVAEMVRLGTAELGTAEFMRRAGCFTAEEIATLAGPVVLVDDQNAPGPKDASLSLLNQEQKAVNQKLTGRLLTTAYQGTVNSSDDTFQSAKELAGELGGIFFDWTIDEEVEGYVAKIEHALNRPLTWQTDDLALQNIQARVRAPGIWLLANVQNCLLITTSNRSEASVGYCTMDGDTAGSISPIAGVDKDFVKKWLRWAEKELGYHALRHVNALQPTAELRPLEDKQTDERDLMPYVLLNRIERLAFYDRLSPRQVLATLVQEEASTDAEQLKTYVKHFYSLWARNQWKRERYAPAFHLDDYNVDPRSWLRFPILSGGYTQELSEL; encoded by the coding sequence ATGCGATTAGCTGGCGCTGCCCTCAACCAGATTCCTTTTGACTGGCATCATAATCTACGTACCATTCGCGAAGCTATTGAGCAAGCGAAGGCGGCTGGTGTCGATTTGCTATGCCTACCGGAGCTAAGCCTGACAGGCTACGGGTGCGAAGACTTGTTTTTGAGTGATTGGCTATCGGCGGCAGCGCTCGAGTATCTGCAGCAGATTCGGCCCTGGACAGAGGGTATTCTGGTTTGTGTGGGTTTGCCTGTTCGCATTGACGGAAGGACCTATAACACTGCCGCTGTACTGCGCGACGGCGAAATTCTGGGCTTTGCTGCCAAGCAGTTTCTGGCCAATGATGGCGTGCATTACGAGCCGCGTTTCTTTAACTCCTGGCGGGCGGGCGAAACGACGACAATTGCGTGGCAAGGAGAGACATGGCCTTTGGGCGACTTAGTTTTTGAGCACCAAGGCATCCGTTTTGGCTTCGAAATATGCGAGGACGCGTGGCGTCCCGCTGCTGATCGGCCGGCAGGCCGTTTGATGGAGCGCGGAGTACAGCTCATTGTAAACCCATCGGCCAGCCATTTTGCCATGAGCAAAACGGATGTGCGCTACCAACTCGTATTGCAGGCTTCGCAAAAGTATAATTGCACTTACCTCTACGCTAACCTACTGGGCAACGAAGCTGGACGTATCATTTACGACGGCGAAATACTGGTGGCGCGTAATGGGCATTTGCTGCTCCGCAATCAGCTATTAAGCTTCAAGGAAGTGGACTTGGAGTGCACAGATGTTGACTTTGACTCAGATTTGCCCCCCACGGATGTTGTGCCCTTGCCCACGCCCGATGAATACCGCGAGCTGAACCAAGCCCTCAGCTTAGCCCTGTTCGACTACATGCGGAAGGCGCGCAGTCGTGGATTTGTGCTGTCCCTTAGTGGCGGCGCCGACTCCTGCATGTGTGCCGTAGCCGTGGCCGAAATGGTACGCTTAGGCACAGCGGAGCTAGGTACAGCCGAGTTCATGCGCCGTGCTGGGTGCTTCACAGCCGAAGAAATTGCGACGCTAGCTGGCCCGGTTGTGCTAGTAGACGACCAGAATGCACCCGGCCCAAAAGATGCTTCCCTCAGCCTACTTAATCAGGAGCAAAAAGCAGTCAATCAAAAGCTAACTGGCCGCTTGCTTACTACTGCTTATCAAGGCACGGTCAACTCTTCCGATGATACGTTTCAGTCGGCGAAGGAGTTGGCCGGCGAGCTGGGGGGCATTTTCTTTGATTGGACCATCGATGAGGAAGTGGAAGGGTATGTTGCCAAGATTGAACACGCTCTCAATCGGCCGCTGACCTGGCAGACCGACGATTTAGCTCTCCAAAATATTCAGGCGCGAGTACGAGCTCCGGGTATTTGGCTTTTAGCCAACGTGCAAAACTGTCTGCTGATTACCACGTCCAACCGCTCCGAAGCGTCGGTGGGCTACTGCACGATGGATGGCGACACAGCCGGCAGTATTTCGCCCATTGCAGGCGTCGATAAGGATTTCGTAAAAAAATGGTTGCGCTGGGCCGAAAAAGAACTTGGCTACCACGCTTTGCGCCACGTGAATGCGCTGCAACCCACGGCTGAGCTTCGCCCTTTGGAAGACAAGCAAACGGACGAGCGCGACCTGATGCCGTACGTGTTGCTCAACCGCATCGAGCGTCTGGCTTTCTACGACCGCCTCAGTCCACGCCAGGTGTTAGCCACTTTGGTGCAAGAAGAAGCATCGACCGATGCGGAACAGCTGAAAACTTATGTGAAGCACTTTTACTCGCTGTGGGCGCGCAATCAGTGGAAGCGTGAGCGTTACGCACCCGCGTTCCACCTTGATGACTACAATGTGGATCCGCGCTCTTGGTTGCGCTTCCCGATCCTGAGTGGGGGCTATACGCAAGAGCTAAGTGAACTATAG
- a CDS encoding IPExxxVDY family protein → MKMLTLDVEYDCDFELFGLVSSSREHTLAWTLNQALRLRLVKQQDLIYDLLTKGRLVISNYVYATETLTLRLLRNRSVDPSPLKKPFLAPDIKEYDYLLQVSNGSGALAASELIEQLTALPAVQYVCQFDPNELKFKENLLF, encoded by the coding sequence ATGAAAATGCTAACGCTGGATGTTGAGTATGACTGTGATTTTGAGCTATTTGGCCTCGTCTCATCGAGCCGCGAGCACACCCTTGCCTGGACGCTGAATCAGGCCCTGCGCCTGCGCTTGGTGAAGCAGCAAGACCTCATATATGACCTGCTAACAAAAGGTCGTTTGGTTATCAGCAATTATGTGTACGCCACTGAAACACTTACTTTACGGCTACTACGCAACCGTTCCGTGGACCCATCGCCACTGAAAAAGCCGTTTCTTGCACCTGACATTAAAGAGTATGACTACTTGCTGCAAGTTAGTAATGGGTCGGGTGCGCTGGCGGCCAGTGAATTGATAGAACAGCTTACGGCCTTACCCGCAGTACAGTACGTATGTCAGTTCGACCCAAATGAATTGAAGTTCAAAGAAAATCTGCTGTTTTGA
- the pyk gene encoding pyruvate kinase, whose protein sequence is MEPRPHYNKTKIVATVGPASNTYERLGTLIREGVDVFRLNFSHGSYEDHLAVINNVRRLNKDIRTNVGLLQDLQGPKIRLGDVEGGGVEIKPGDKIKLVCGEKEISTATRLSTIYMGLARDVKPGDMILIDDGKIELRVLATDREQEVDVEVVYGGLVKPRKGINLPDSDVSAPSMTEKDIEDLKFGLEHDVDWVALSFARRAEDIRFIKSLIAESGKQTRVVAKIETPEALRNIDEIIALTDAVMVARGDLGVEINGGEVPLAQKMIIEKCNKLGKPVIVATQMMESMITNPRPTRAETNDVANAVLDGADALMLSAETAVGEYPVEVIRSMVNTVRSVETHANNIFHRFHPIDPAAPSFMVDSVLSAAVHLARNTKASAITGLTHRGYTAFQIAKYRPKADIFVFTDTRDLLTVLSLVWGVRAFYYDRMVSTDNTVSDLKYVLTTTGNLKKGDVFINTASMPINEKGKTNMVKVSVA, encoded by the coding sequence ATGGAACCTCGTCCGCATTACAATAAAACCAAAATTGTGGCCACCGTTGGCCCTGCCTCAAACACTTACGAACGCTTGGGTACGCTCATTCGGGAGGGTGTCGATGTGTTTCGCCTCAACTTCTCACATGGCTCCTACGAGGATCATTTAGCAGTTATTAATAATGTGCGGCGCCTGAACAAGGATATACGCACGAATGTGGGCTTACTGCAAGACTTGCAGGGGCCCAAAATTCGTCTTGGCGATGTAGAAGGTGGCGGTGTTGAGATAAAGCCTGGCGATAAGATTAAGCTGGTGTGCGGAGAGAAAGAAATCAGTACGGCTACTCGCTTAAGCACCATTTATATGGGGCTAGCCCGCGATGTGAAGCCCGGCGACATGATTCTGATTGACGACGGCAAAATTGAGCTACGGGTACTAGCTACCGACCGTGAGCAGGAGGTAGATGTGGAAGTAGTGTACGGAGGACTTGTGAAGCCGCGCAAAGGGATTAACCTGCCCGACTCGGACGTATCAGCGCCGTCGATGACGGAGAAGGACATCGAGGACCTCAAATTCGGCTTGGAGCACGATGTAGATTGGGTAGCCCTTTCCTTTGCCCGCCGGGCAGAGGACATCCGATTCATTAAGTCATTGATTGCAGAAAGTGGCAAGCAGACGCGCGTGGTTGCGAAAATCGAAACGCCGGAAGCTCTCCGCAACATCGACGAGATCATTGCGCTAACAGATGCTGTTATGGTAGCCCGTGGCGACCTAGGCGTAGAAATCAATGGTGGCGAGGTTCCGCTGGCGCAGAAGATGATTATTGAGAAGTGCAATAAGCTCGGCAAGCCGGTAATCGTTGCTACCCAGATGATGGAGAGCATGATTACTAACCCACGACCTACGCGCGCGGAAACCAATGACGTGGCCAACGCCGTCCTTGATGGTGCTGATGCCCTTATGCTGTCCGCCGAGACGGCCGTGGGTGAGTATCCGGTTGAGGTTATCCGTTCTATGGTGAACACTGTGCGCAGTGTTGAAACCCACGCCAATAATATTTTCCACCGCTTCCACCCCATCGACCCAGCCGCACCATCGTTTATGGTCGACAGCGTATTATCTGCGGCGGTTCACCTAGCTCGTAATACAAAAGCCAGCGCTATTACTGGCTTAACGCACCGTGGCTACACAGCCTTTCAAATCGCTAAATACCGTCCCAAAGCCGATATTTTCGTCTTCACTGACACCCGCGACTTGCTGACAGTATTGAGCCTCGTGTGGGGTGTGCGCGCTTTCTACTATGACCGCATGGTGAGCACCGACAACACCGTATCTGATCTGAAGTATGTGCTGACCACTACTGGCAACCTCAAAAAAGGTGACGTATTCATCAATACAGCGTCAATGCCCATTAACGAGAAAGGCAAGACCAATATGGTGAAGGTGAGCGTAGCTTAG
- a CDS encoding YheT family hydrolase — translation MPLIQHSRYQPPFYMFNGHLQTIVPSLWRTVPDVRYQRERVETDDGDFLDLDWSRVTEGKAADTLTIVSHGLEGDAGRPYVRGMVRAINRAGFDALAWNYRSCSGEMNRLLRSYHLGDTDDLDFVVRYALGVGHYKRLYLTGFSAGGNVTLKYLGEKADRVPAQVQRAAVFSVPTDLKSSSQHIARPENRVYLNRFLKTLRAKMRQKAELLPGQVDIENLEELRDFVQFDDRFTAPMHGFKSADDYYEHSSSGRYIEHIRVPTLIVNAENDPFLPPACFPRDAAANSQFVFLETPREGGHVGFPEGTPDGNYYSERRAIEFLTAEVPA, via the coding sequence ATGCCGCTTATTCAACACTCGCGCTATCAGCCGCCGTTTTACATGTTTAACGGCCATTTGCAGACCATTGTGCCCAGCCTGTGGCGCACAGTACCCGATGTACGTTACCAGCGCGAACGGGTGGAAACCGACGATGGTGACTTCTTAGACCTTGACTGGTCGAGAGTGACGGAAGGGAAAGCGGCTGACACGTTGACCATCGTCTCGCATGGGCTGGAGGGTGACGCTGGCCGGCCGTATGTGCGTGGTATGGTACGAGCTATCAACCGCGCTGGCTTTGATGCCTTGGCGTGGAACTACCGCAGCTGCAGTGGCGAAATGAACCGGCTGCTCCGCTCCTATCACCTCGGCGACACCGATGACCTTGACTTCGTAGTGCGCTACGCCCTAGGCGTTGGTCATTACAAGCGACTATATCTCACTGGTTTTTCTGCCGGCGGCAACGTGACCTTAAAATATTTGGGGGAAAAGGCTGACCGTGTACCTGCTCAGGTACAGCGCGCTGCTGTGTTTTCAGTACCAACTGATTTGAAGTCCAGTTCTCAGCACATTGCCCGCCCCGAAAACCGGGTGTATCTGAACCGGTTTTTAAAAACGCTACGCGCTAAGATGCGCCAAAAGGCTGAATTACTGCCAGGACAAGTGGATATTGAAAACTTAGAGGAGCTACGCGACTTTGTGCAGTTTGATGACCGCTTTACAGCTCCTATGCACGGCTTCAAATCGGCTGATGATTACTATGAGCATTCCAGTTCAGGGCGCTATATCGAGCATATTCGGGTGCCTACCCTTATTGTGAATGCCGAAAACGACCCATTTTTGCCCCCCGCCTGCTTCCCCCGCGACGCGGCCGCAAATAGTCAATTCGTGTTTTTGGAAACGCCTCGTGAGGGTGGCCATGTAGGGTTCCCCGAGGGTACGCCGGATGGCAACTACTATTCGGAGCGCCGCGCTATTGAGTTTCTGACTGCGGAAGTGCCAGCGTAA
- the rpsT gene encoding 30S ribosomal protein S20 has translation MANHKSALKRIRSNEAKRVLNRYQAKSTRTAIKKLRAATDATEAQELLKKVSSMLDRLAKKNIIHKNKAANNKSSLTKFVNSLAAA, from the coding sequence ATGGCGAATCATAAATCGGCCCTCAAGCGCATCCGTTCCAACGAAGCCAAGCGCGTGTTGAACCGTTACCAGGCCAAATCTACCCGCACCGCTATCAAGAAGCTGCGTGCTGCCACCGATGCCACTGAAGCCCAAGAGTTGCTGAAGAAAGTATCGTCAATGCTAGATCGTCTGGCTAAGAAGAACATCATTCACAAGAACAAGGCGGCTAACAATAAGTCGAGCCTGACCAAGTTCGTGAACTCGCTGGCTGCCGCTTAA
- the lgt gene encoding prolipoprotein diacylglyceryl transferase has protein sequence MTSLLAYITWDVAPEIVKIGPLTLRWYGLLFMSGFVLGSFVLSHIYRSERVSPQWVDVITIYMLVGTIVGARLGHCLFYDPGYYLTHPLDILKIWEGGLASHGATLGILLAVWLFSRNNKFDYLWTLDRIVIVVALGGALIRLGNLFNSEIFGHETTVPWAFKFVRDTEHLVNGVAVPRHPTQIYESLFCVFLLVLLYLMWNRTKEKTPRGQLFGLFVVLLFTFRFLVEFLKEDQSDFESGMVLNMGQILSIPLIFMGLWVLLRAGKWPSNPFGFAPRDLEARAAAEQAQKMVKSK, from the coding sequence ATGACCTCGCTGCTCGCTTACATTACATGGGACGTTGCGCCCGAAATCGTTAAGATAGGCCCCCTTACCCTGCGCTGGTACGGCCTGCTGTTTATGTCCGGCTTTGTGCTGGGTAGCTTTGTGCTGTCGCACATCTACCGTTCCGAGCGCGTATCGCCGCAGTGGGTCGATGTAATCACGATTTATATGCTGGTGGGCACTATTGTAGGTGCCCGGCTCGGCCACTGCTTATTCTACGACCCTGGCTATTACCTTACTCATCCGCTCGATATTCTCAAGATATGGGAAGGCGGGCTGGCTAGCCACGGTGCTACGCTGGGTATCTTGCTGGCGGTGTGGCTATTCAGTCGCAATAATAAGTTCGATTACCTCTGGACCCTCGATCGAATTGTGATTGTGGTGGCGCTCGGTGGTGCACTTATTCGCTTGGGCAACTTGTTCAACTCCGAGATTTTCGGCCACGAAACTACCGTGCCCTGGGCCTTCAAGTTTGTGCGCGACACGGAGCATTTAGTGAATGGTGTAGCCGTCCCACGTCATCCAACCCAGATTTATGAGTCGCTATTTTGCGTATTTTTGCTGGTGCTGCTGTACCTGATGTGGAACCGTACGAAGGAAAAAACGCCTAGAGGGCAACTGTTCGGCTTGTTCGTAGTGCTGCTGTTTACCTTCCGTTTTCTAGTGGAATTTCTCAAAGAAGATCAGTCTGACTTCGAGAGCGGAATGGTGCTGAACATGGGCCAGATCCTAAGTATTCCGCTGATCTTTATGGGTTTGTGGGTATTATTGCGCGCCGGCAAATGGCCCAGCAATCCATTCGGCTTTGCCCCTCGAGATTTAGAAGCACGCGCGGCCGCTGAGCAAGCCCAAAAAATGGTAAAATCGAAGTAG
- the yidD gene encoding membrane protein insertion efficiency factor YidD — protein MASLFRRFFLGLIWLYRHFISPLTPASCRFQPTCSAYAAQAIGKFGPWRGGWLALRRIGRCHPWGGHGYDPVP, from the coding sequence ATGGCTTCCCTGTTCCGGCGCTTTTTTCTTGGTCTTATCTGGTTGTACAGGCACTTTATTTCGCCGCTCACCCCAGCCAGCTGTCGGTTTCAGCCTACCTGCTCGGCCTACGCGGCGCAGGCCATCGGCAAATTTGGCCCCTGGCGCGGTGGCTGGCTGGCGCTACGCCGTATTGGGCGGTGCCATCCGTGGGGTGGCCATGGCTACGACCCCGTACCCTAA
- the rnc gene encoding ribonuclease III codes for MTRPGQPLPLFGFFRRLLGQDRAFRQAIATVTGRTPDNIRLYQLAFTHSSLVRQQDDKSRTQSNERLEFLGDAVLGTVVAEYLFRKYPYEQEGFLTEMRSRIVNRESLNALALKIGLDKLVQLDPTQGRAARSRSVNGNALEALVGAVYLDQGYKAARKFVLARLIKPYVDVKSLTTTTANFKSKLIEWAQRQGKHLRYELAGEPQMGGVMEFSATVFVDDEAVATGMGLSKKQAEQTAAERALTVLGV; via the coding sequence ATGACACGGCCGGGGCAGCCACTTCCGCTGTTCGGATTCTTCCGGCGGTTGCTGGGGCAGGATAGGGCTTTTCGCCAAGCCATTGCCACAGTGACTGGCCGCACGCCGGATAATATTCGGCTGTACCAACTGGCGTTCACGCACTCGTCGCTGGTGCGACAACAGGATGATAAAAGTCGTACTCAAAGCAACGAGCGCCTAGAGTTTTTGGGTGATGCCGTGCTCGGGACGGTGGTGGCCGAATACCTGTTTCGCAAGTATCCTTACGAGCAGGAAGGATTTCTCACGGAAATGCGCTCCCGCATTGTAAATCGTGAAAGCCTAAACGCCTTGGCTCTGAAAATTGGGCTGGATAAGCTGGTGCAGCTCGACCCAACCCAAGGCCGGGCGGCTCGTTCACGCTCCGTAAACGGTAATGCGCTGGAGGCCTTAGTAGGAGCTGTTTATCTGGATCAGGGTTACAAAGCTGCCCGAAAATTTGTGCTAGCCCGCTTGATTAAGCCTTACGTAGACGTAAAGTCGCTCACCACAACGACTGCTAATTTCAAGAGTAAGCTTATTGAGTGGGCGCAGCGCCAAGGCAAGCATCTGCGCTACGAGCTGGCCGGTGAGCCTCAGATGGGTGGCGTAATGGAATTTTCAGCTACCGTATTTGTGGATGATGAAGCCGTAGCAACGGGCATGGGCCTCTCGAAGAAACAAGCCGAACAAACAGCAGCCGAGCGTGCTCTGACAGTCTTGGGCGTATAG